A stretch of Deltaproteobacteria bacterium DNA encodes these proteins:
- a CDS encoding DUF362 domain-containing protein encodes MATVAIIACDSYEPGTVKAAVSRGLSLLGGMENFIDKTEKVLLKPNLLSASPPEKCVTTHPAVFRAVAESALEAGAVVSYGDSPAIGGFRNAARRAGLAAVARDLAIGIADFRTGVEVSFPEGKQNRTFTVARGVLESDGIISLPKFKTHGFQKITGAVKNQFGCIPGILKGEYHVKLSDAMDFAKMLVDVARFVNPRLFIMDGIDAMEGNGPGSGTPKRLGVILLSSDPVALDATACRLVDLNFRLVPAILYGGHFGLGTFQEEEIDLLGDDISSLVRSDFDVDRSPIRPYRKGGMTRFLSNALVPKPVIVKRKCIRCGLCVEMCPAVPKALLWFDGDCSKPPHHDYSCCIRCYCCQEVCPEGAIELQVPLMRSILNPLIT; translated from the coding sequence ATGGCGACAGTGGCGATCATTGCCTGCGACAGTTATGAACCCGGGACGGTAAAAGCGGCCGTTTCGCGGGGGCTTTCCCTGCTGGGCGGAATGGAGAATTTCATCGATAAAACGGAAAAGGTCCTTCTGAAACCGAACCTTCTTTCGGCATCCCCCCCTGAAAAATGCGTGACCACCCATCCCGCCGTCTTCAGGGCCGTCGCCGAATCGGCGCTCGAAGCGGGGGCTGTTGTCAGCTATGGTGATTCACCGGCCATCGGCGGTTTCAGGAACGCCGCCCGCAGAGCGGGTCTGGCAGCCGTCGCCCGGGACCTCGCTATCGGTATCGCCGATTTCAGGACCGGGGTCGAGGTCTCTTTCCCCGAGGGAAAACAGAACCGCACGTTCACTGTCGCCCGCGGCGTTCTTGAGAGCGACGGGATCATCAGTCTCCCCAAGTTCAAGACCCACGGGTTTCAGAAGATCACCGGCGCCGTCAAGAACCAGTTCGGCTGCATTCCGGGAATCCTGAAGGGCGAATATCACGTGAAGTTGTCCGATGCGATGGACTTCGCAAAAATGCTTGTCGATGTGGCCCGGTTCGTGAACCCTCGCCTGTTCATCATGGACGGGATCGACGCAATGGAAGGCAACGGACCGGGCAGCGGGACACCGAAGCGACTGGGCGTGATCCTCCTTTCCTCCGACCCGGTGGCGCTCGACGCAACGGCATGCAGGCTTGTCGACCTCAATTTCCGGCTCGTCCCCGCCATCCTGTACGGCGGGCATTTCGGCCTCGGCACCTTTCAGGAAGAGGAAATCGACCTGCTCGGTGATGATATCTCCTCACTGGTGCGTTCGGACTTCGACGTTGACCGCTCTCCGATCAGGCCGTACCGTAAGGGGGGTATGACACGATTCCTCAGCAATGCCCTGGTGCCGAAGCCGGTCATCGTAAAAAGGAAATGTATCCGCTGCGGCCTCTGCGTCGAGATGTGCCCCGCCGTGCCGAAAGCCCTCCTGTGGTTCGATGGGGACTGCTCAAAACCGCCCCATCACGATTACTCCTGTTGCATTCGCTGTTACTGCTGCCAGGAAGTGTGTCCCGAAGGGGCGATCGAACTGCAGGTCCCCCTGATGCGCTCGATCCTGAATCCCCTCATAACATGA
- a CDS encoding NAD(+)/NADH kinase, translating into MEIIMGIRKIGIIANSEKENAVHQSERLRDWLVERGVQVFLDEETAGMLDLKGGIPRDRLASLTDMIIVFGGDGTLLRAARSIRKSQVPLVGINLGGFGFMTVINLGDMFNAMEMILKGDYQTSRRMMLEASVDGVEHSALNDIVITRGSLSRMVVLETFIDGKYLTTYKADGLIISTPTGSTAYSLSAGGPIVKPEHYSIIITPICPHTLTNRPIMLPPEVTMTVVVMTPERGVSVTLDGQDLFELRSGDRVMIRKSPYDIHLVDSPLHDYWEILRTKLGWGGLP; encoded by the coding sequence ATGGAGATAATAATGGGGATCCGGAAGATCGGAATTATCGCGAACAGTGAGAAGGAAAATGCCGTTCATCAGTCGGAACGCCTCCGGGACTGGCTTGTCGAAAGGGGGGTGCAGGTGTTTCTCGACGAGGAAACGGCAGGCATGCTGGACCTCAAAGGGGGCATCCCGCGGGACCGCCTGGCGTCTCTCACGGACATGATCATCGTTTTCGGGGGTGACGGAACGCTTCTGCGGGCGGCTCGCTCGATCAGAAAATCCCAGGTCCCGCTGGTGGGGATCAATCTCGGCGGTTTCGGGTTCATGACCGTCATCAACCTGGGTGACATGTTCAATGCCATGGAGATGATCCTCAAAGGTGACTATCAGACATCCCGGCGGATGATGCTGGAAGCATCCGTAGACGGCGTGGAACACTCGGCCCTCAATGATATCGTCATCACCCGGGGAAGCCTCTCGCGCATGGTCGTCCTGGAAACGTTCATTGATGGAAAGTACCTGACCACTTACAAGGCGGACGGTCTGATCATCTCGACCCCCACGGGCTCGACGGCGTACTCCCTGTCGGCGGGAGGCCCCATCGTCAAACCGGAACACTACTCGATCATCATAACGCCCATATGCCCGCATACGCTGACGAACCGGCCGATCATGCTTCCTCCCGAGGTGACGATGACCGTCGTTGTCATGACACCGGAGCGGGGGGTATCCGTAACCCTTGACGGACAGGACCTCTTCGAACTGAGATCGGGCGACCGTGTCATGATACGGAAATCGCCCTATGACATACACCTTGTCGATTCACCGTTGCACGATTACTGGGAGATACTGCGAACAAAACTCGGGTGGGGCGGGTTGCCGTAA